TTGATGTCCTTGCCCCGGGGATAGATCATGACCAGGAAGGGCATGCCCCACTCTGCACAGCGCTTGGCCACGTAGCCCAGGTCACGCAGCATCTCTGGCTCATAGTCCGCTCCCAGGTTCACGTGCACCGATACCCCGTCCGCTCCCAGCTTGATCGCTTCCTCGACCGTCGTCACCAGGACCTTCTTGTTCGGGTCCGGGCACAGGTTGGTGGAAGCGGAAAGGTGAACGATGAGCCCGATGTCTCGACCATACGCACGGTGGCTATAGGGCACCGCTCCCTTGTGCAGGACGATGGCGGTCGCTCCTCCCTGGGATACTTTATCGATCGTGCCCCGGAGGTCGATCAGCCCCTCGACCGGACCCATGGACATCCCGTGGTCCATAGGGACGATGACCGCCCTGCCGGTACTGCGATCCATCATGCGTTCCATTCTCACGGCCTTGCCTAGCGTGCCCAGTGACATCTCAATCAGCCCGTGTCTAATGCTAACATGCATATAATCCTTTTGCAGCATGGGTTAGCCACGAGTTTCGCAGCCAGAGGCAGGATGCATTTCCCCGGTCTTCTTCCGAGGAGGTGATGCGCGTTTCGTAGTGGCGGCGAAGGAGAGCGGTAGAAGGGAAACGCTAAATGCTTCCGCGCACAATCATCCGATGCATGTGGAGCTCACTATCGAAGCACTTCGGTCGATATCCCTCTCAAGGTCGGGTAGCGCGCATGCTGCTGGAGTTAGGGCTGCGCATCGACAGCGGCGACATCTACTGCGGCGAGATCAAGCTGGCGGACATCGCTGTCGGTCGAGCTGCTGGCGTGGATAGGCGTATCGTTCGAGCCACGGTGGAGACGATCCAGGACAGCGAGGAGCTGATGAGAGTCTTCGGCCGCCTGCGACCGACCGCTCTTCTCCGGGACGTCGCCCCGGTGATGGGCTGGTCTGCCATAGAGATCGTGCCGGTGAACGCCCAGATACCGGGCATCATCGCCGACGTCACTGGGGTCATAGCCAAGGCGGGCATAAGCATCCGTCAGGCCATCGTCTCGGACCCGGAGTTGAGCTCTGAGCCGAGGCTCTACGTCATCACAGGTTCCGCCGTGCCCCCCGAGCTCATCCCGGACATCAAGGCCTGTCGGGGAGTCAAGAGCGTGATCATTCACTAGGTGTGGACGTGGCGGCCGAGATGCGCAAGGCCTACATGGCGCTGGTGGCCGGCGTCATCTGCTTCTCCTTCTCTTCCATCCTCATCCGTTATTCCGAAGCCCCGGCACCGGCGATAGCGGCCTACCGCATGCTCCTGGCCTCGCTCATCATCGCGCCCTTGGCCTTGATCCGGTCACGCAAGGAGATCGCCTCGCTGCAGCGGCGCGATCTACTCTTCCTTCTGGCCGCGGGCTGTGTCTTCGCCCTCCATTTCCTCTTCTTCGTCAGCGCGGTGAAGATGACCTCTGTGGCCAGTGCGACCATCCTCATCAACGCCCACCCCATCATCGTGGTCATCCTGGCCTTCGCCACCCTCCATGAAGGCTCAAAGTACACCACCGCCGGGGCGGTAGTGGGTGTACTGGGCATCTGCGCCATCTCCATCGCCGACATGGGCAGCAACAACCTCCTCGGCGATGTCCTGGCGATATTGGGGGCGGGCATGGAGGCGGTCTACATCATCCTGACCCGCTTCATGAGACGGCGCATCGGCATCTTCGCCTTCGTGCTCATCGTGAACTTCGTCTGCGCCCTGACGCTGATAGGCATCTGCATCGGTGGGGGAGTGCCCCTCTGGCCCTATTCCGAGCGGGAGCTGCTCATCTTCCTAGGAATGGCCTTGGTGCCGGCGGTGCTCGGCTACACGCTCTACAATTACTCCTTGAAATGGATCATCGCGCCCAGGGTGAGCGTCATCCAGCTGGGAGAGGCTCTCCTGGCTTCCATCATGGCCGCCGTGCTCTTCGTGGAATTCCCCTCCGCCCTCATCTTCGTCGGAGGAGGCCTGGTATTGCTGGGCATCTATCTGGCAATGAAGAACGGCCGAGCTCAGCGAACCTGAGAGTTGAGGTCATGATAGTATTGCAGGTCCTGCACGCTCAGGTTGCCCTCCCTGGCCCTCTGGATCGCTTCGGTGGTGACCTTCGCTCCCTGCACGGTGGTGATGAACGGTATCTGCAGTTCCACGGCCAGGCGGCGCATCATGTACCCGTCTCGTCGAGCGCCGGAGTTGTTGGTGGGGGTGTTGATGATGAGGTCGATCTCGCCCCGTCGCATGAGGCCCAGCGCATCAGGCTGCAGCTTCTCCCGGATGGTGTAGACCGTGGTCGTCTCCAGTCCGTTGTTGCGCAGGAATGTGGATGTTCCCTTGGTGGCATAGATCCTGAAGCCCAGCGACCGCAGGTGCTTGGCGACCGGCAAGATGGCAGGTTTGTCCGCCTCCGCGATGGTCATATAGACGCTCCCCTTCAAAGGCAGCTTCTGGCCTGCGGCCTTGAGGGCCTTGTAGACCGCTGCCGCGTAATCGCGGTCAATGCCCATGACCTCGCCGGTGGACTTCATCTCCGGGCCGAGGATGGAGTCCACTCCCGGCAGCTTGAGGAACGGGAACACGCTTGCTTTGACGGCCACGCTCTCGAATCTGGCCATGCCGACCAGGCCCTGCTCTTTGAGCGATCTGCCCAGCATGACCTTGGTGGCCACCTTGGCCAGCGGAATGCCAATGGCCTTGGAGACGAAAGGCACGGTGCGAGATGCCCTGGGGTTCGCCTCCAGCATGTAGACCTCGTTGTCCTTGATGGCCAACTGCAGATTCATCAGGCCTACGACCTGGAGCGCGTGGGCGGTCTTGTCCGTGATATCGATGATCCTCTGGATCATCTCCTTGGAGATCGTCTGCGGGGGCAGGACCATGGTGGCATCGCCCGAATGCACGCCCGCCTCCTCGATGTGCTCCATGATGCCCCCGATGAAGATGTCCTGGCCGTCGGCCACGACATCCACGTCCATCTCGATGGCGTGGGAGAGGTACTTGTCGATGAGCACCGGATGGTTCTTGGAGACCTTGACCGCCGTGGACACGTAGGTCAGCAGTTCCTCCTCGTTGTAGACGATCTCCATGCCCCTGCCCCCGAGCACGTACGAAGGGCGCAATAACACAGGATAACCGATTCTCGAGGCGACCGCCTTGACGTCGTCGGCGGAGAATCCCGTGCCTGATTGCGGTTGTCGGATTCCGAGCTCGTTCATGAGCGTCGTCCAGCGCTTGCGGTCCTCGGCCACATCAATCATGTCCGGGCTGGTGCCTAGGACCTTGCACTTGTGTCCCTTGAGCGCTTCCTCCAGCGGCACCGCCAGGTTTACGGAGGTCTGCCCCCCGTATTGCACGATGACGCCGTCCGCGTCCTCCTTCTCGATGACGTTGAGGACGTCCTCCAGGGTCAGCGGTTCGAAGTACAGCCGGTCGGAGATGTCATAGTCGGTGGAGACGGTCTCCGGGTTGTTGTTGATGACGATGGCGTCCACGCCCTCCTCCTGGAGCGCCATCACGCCATGCACGCAGCAGTAATCGAACTCGATCCCTTGCCCGATGCGTATCGGTCCTGCGCCGACGATGACCACCTTCCTATTCTTGGAGGGCTTGGCCTCGCAGCTCGACTCGTAGGTGGAATAGAAGTAGGGCGTCTCCGCCTCGAACTCGGCGGCGCAGGTGTCCACCATCTTGTACGTGGGCAAGATGCCAGCGATGATTCTGCCTCCGCGCACATGGTCGGGCGGCACTTTGGTCAGGGCGGCGATGGTCTCATCGGGAAAGCCCATTCTTTTGGCGGCGCGCAGCAGCTTGAGGTCCAGGCTGGTCGATTCCCGGAGCGCTCGTTCCATGTCCACGATGTTCTTGATCTTGAGCAGGAAGAAGGGGTCCCATTTCGTGAGGCCGGCGATGTGCTCCATGCTCATTTTCCGCCGCACCGCCTCCGCTATGGCGAACAGCCGCTTGTCCGTGGGCGTTCTGAGCTCCTCTTCCAGCTCCGCCTCGTTCCACTGCTCGGCCTCCAGGTCCATCTTGTCGATCTCCAGCGAGCGGACCGCCTTCATGATCGATTCCTCGATGGTGCGGCCGATGGCCATCACCTCGCCGGTGGATTTCATCTGGGTGCCGAGGCGTTTGTCGACGGTGCGGAATTTGTCGAACGGCCAACGAGGTATCTTGAGGACCACGTAGTCGAGCGTGGGCTCGAAGGCGGCGTAGGTCTTGCCGGTGATGCGGTTCGGGATCTCGTCCAGGGTCTTGCCGACGGCGATCTTGGCCGCCACCCGGGCGATGGGATAGCCGGTCGCCTTCGAGGCCAGAGCGGAGGATCGCGAGACCCTCGGATTGACCTCGATGACGCGGTATTCGCGGGTCTCAGGATGGAGGGCGAACTGCACATTGCAGCCGCCCTCGATCTTCAGGGCGCGGATGATCTTGATGGAGGCGCTTCTCAGCCGCTGGTGATCGACGTCGTTCAGCGTCTGCGAAGGCGCGATGACTATGCTCTCGCCAGTATGCACGCCCATGGGGTCTAGGTTCTCCATGTTGCAGATGATGACGCAGTTGTCTTTCCTGTCCCGCATGACCTCGTACTCATACTCCTTCCAGCCGAGCACGCTCTCCTCGATGAGCACCTGGCGTATGCGGGAGTAGATCAGCCCGCGACCGCAGATCTCCTCCAATTCCTCTTCGTCATGGGCGATGCCACCGCCCGTTCCTCCGAGCGTGTAGCCGGGGCGGATGAGCACGGGGTATGCGCCGATCTCTCTAACGGCCTCCTTCGCCTCCTCGATGGAGTGCACGGCCTTGCTCTTCGGTATCGGCTCGCCGATCTTGATCATGGTCTGCTTGAAAAGCTCCCGGTCCTCGGAGAGGGCTATGGCCTCCGGCTGCGTGCCCAGGAGCCTGACATCCAATCTATCCAGGATGCCTTGGTCCGCCAGCTCAGAGCACAGGTTCAGGGCCGTCTGCCCGCCCATGCCGGAGAGGATGCCGTACACCTTCTCCTTGGCGATGATCTCGGTGATGGTCTCCACGTCCAAAGGCTCCACGTACACAATGTCCGCGGTGCTCAGGTCGGTCTGAATGGTGGCCGGGTTGGAATTGACCAGGACCGTCTGGTAGCCTTCCTCTCTCAGAGAACGACAGGCTTGAGAACCGGAGAAATCGAACTCCGCCGCCTGGCCGATGACGATGGGTCCGGACCCGATGACCATGAGCTTGGCTCCTTGGGGTGGGGGGCTCATCTCCTCACCTCCAGCAGGCGGGCGAACTCGTCGAAGAGGAACGAGGTGTCCTTGGGACCGGGGGACGCTTCCGGATGATATTGGGCGGAGAATATCGGCAGCTCCTTGTGCTTGAGCCCTTCCACCGTGCCATCGTTCACGTTGGTCATGCTGACCTCGAGCTCGCTGGGCAAGGTCTTGGGGTCGACCGCGAAGCCGTGATTCTGAGAGGTGATGTACACCCTTCCCTTGTACTTCACTGGCTGGTTCACCCCTCGATGTCCGAACTTGAGCTTGTAGGTCGAACCGCCGAAGGCACGGGCGATGAGCTGGTTGCCGAAGCACACGCCCATGATCGGATAGTCCTCCTTGATCGCCTTGAGCGTCCTTACCGTGGTCTCTTGGATGATCGGATGAGCTGGGTCGCCTGGCCCGTTGGAGAGCACCACGCCATCGACCTCGTTATCACGGAAGAAGGAAGGTTCTGTGTCATAAGGAACGACCGTCAGCGAGAACCGCTTGCGCAGTTCGCGGATGATGTTCGACTTGGTGCCGCAGTCGATGAGCACGACCTCCTTCGCGCCCTCCTGTTGATAGTGCAGGACCTCCTTGGTGCTCACCTCCTCCACCAGGTTCGATTCGGAGGGGAAGGGCATGCTCTGCACTTTCTTCAGCACCTTGTCCAAGTCCTCCTCGAAGCAGATCGCTCCTCGGGGAGTTCCCTGTTCGCGTATCTTGATGATGAGGGACCGGGTGTCCAGCTCCGAGATGCCTGGCACATTTCCCTTCTTGAGGAAGTGGTCGAGCTTGTCCCCGCCGTACATGCCGCTCGGTTCCAGGCACTTCTCCCTCACCACGTAGCCTGAGACCTGCACCCGGTTCGACTCGTAGTCGAGGTGGTTGACGCCATAGTTGCCTATGAGCGGATACGCCATCATGAGTATCTGCCCTCGGTAGGAAGGATCGGTAAGGCTCTCTTGGTATCCCGCCATCCCGGTATTGAAAACGACCTCGCCGAAAACGGTGTGCTCCGAACCAAATCCCGTGCCCTCCACAATCGTCCCATCTTCGAGCACGAGGAAGCACTTCGACATTCAGGTCCGATGGAATAGGCACGGGGTACTTAACCCTTCTTGCAGGCGAGAAAACAGATGTCGAGCGGAAATGTCCGAACGAGGACAGGCGCGTCGGACCTCGATCTCATGCGACCATCTGGATGCGATTGGGACAGACCGAAAAATCAAATAACGATAGGCGCATGCTCATCCGAATCGAAATGCGCCTCTTGCACCAGGACACCCGAACCGGGGAGATCAAGTTCCAGATCGACAACATGGACGATCTCTGGCACCTCTACAACATCATCGATATAGGTGACCTGGTGCTGGCCGTCACCTTCCGACGGGAGGAGCAGAAGTCCGACAAGGTTCGCTCGGAGCGGGGAGAGAAGAAGCGCGTGTTCCTGGGCATCAGGGTGGAGAAGGTGGAGTTTCACGAGTTCGATTCACGCCTTCGCATCACCGGGGTCATAGAACAGGGGCCGCAGGACCTGGGATCACATCACACCCTGAACCTCGAGGAGGGCGACTCGATATCGGTCATCAAATCGGAATGGAGGCCGGCGACGCTCGAGCGGGTGAAAAGGGCGGTGGAGGACTCCAAACGCCCCACCATCGTCTTCGTGGCCATCGAGAACGACGAGGCTACCATCGCGGTCCTGAGGCAGTACGGCATTCAGAACCTAGCTACCATCCACGGTCCTTCGGGCGGAAAGATGTACGAGCAGAAAGAGGACAGCAATTTCCTCGGCGAGGTCTTGGAGAAGGTCAAGCAGGTCGCCAGCGAGGGCGTGCCCATCGTTATCCTCGGCCCGGGGTTCGCCAAGGAGTACCTGTTGTCCAGAGGGAAGGAGAAGGAATCGGAGCTGTTCAAGAAGGCTTTTCTCTACCACACCGGCCAGGCGGGAATGGCCGGCATCCATGAGCTCATGAAGAAGGGCATCGGAGCGGAGGTGCTCGAAGGCTCCCGGGTGGCGCAGGAGACGAACGAGGTGGAGAAGGTCCTGGAGGAGATCGCCAAAGGGGGACCGGTTGCCTACGGCCCAAAGGAAGTGCAGGAGGCCGCCATGGCCGGGGCGATAATCACGCTCCTGGTCCTCGAGCCCCTGCTCAGGGAGAAGGACCTCGATCCTCTGCTGAAGTCCGTGGAGGCGGCCCGAGGCTCGATTATGGTGGTCAGCGAGCACCACGAAGCAGGGAAGAAGCTGGATGCGCTTGGAGGAATTGCGGCCCTGTTGAGGTTCAGGATCGGCGCTTAGTGGTCGATCGTTCTGGCCACTCCCTGCCCATGTGCCATTCCGACTGCGAAATACTTTAGTAGCATACCTTGCATCATCTTCCGTCTAGGCCCCATGGACCAGGCTTGGGCGCTACATCGTCGGCGACCTGTCGGTTTTCCGACTCACTGCCCGTGCAAGTGTCTGGCACGGGTCGGACCGAGTATATATCTGGATGGTCTGCGACAACGGCGTCCTCGGCCCCGGTCTACTGCTGGAGCCCCGAGAACGCGTCCGAAGACAAGAAGAGGAATGGGAGCGGAGATGAAGGACAGCCAGAAGATCCTTGCCAAGCTGAGCAAGAACCCAGTGAACGTCTGCGACACCACCCTGAGGGATGGAGAGCAGGCGGCCGGGATCGTCTTTGCCAACATCGAGAAGGTGCGCATCGCCCGCATGCTGGATGAGATCGGGGTGCCCCAGATAGAAGCGGGCATACCGGCCATGGGCGGGGATGAGAAGAGAGTGATCAAGGAGATCGCCAAGCTTGGCCTGAGCGCATCCGTGCTAGGCTGGAATCGTGCTTCGCTCGAGGACATCGCCCACAGCATCGATTGCGATGTTGATTCCGTGGCGGTCTCCATGTCCTCTTCGGACATCCACATCGAGCACAAGCTCATGAAGTCCCGCGAATGGGTGCTGCAGAGGATCACCGAGGCCATCGAGTACGCCAAGGCGCATGGCCTGTACGTCTCCTGCAACGCGGAGGACGCATCCAGAGCGGATCGCGATTTCCTTATCCTGTTCGCCCGCACCGCCAAGGAGGCGGGAGCGGACCGAGTGCGTTACTGCGACACCCTGGGGATCATGGAGCCGCTGCGCACCTACAAGATCATCAAGGACATCATCGACACGGTCGACGTTCCGATTGAGATGCACACCCACAACGATTTCGGCATGGCGACCGCCAACGCCATCGCAGGCGTCCAGGCCGGAGCCACGTTCCTCAGCACCACCATCATGGGCATCGGCGAGCGCACCGGCAATTCCCCTCTAGAGGAGGTGGTCATGGCGTCCAAGTACGTCCTAAACCTGGAGACGGGTGTGGAGACGGCCCGCTTCCGGGAGATCGCCGAGTACGTCGCTCGCGCCTCGGGACGCGTGATACCGGAATGGAAGCCCATCGTCGGTTCGAACTGCTTCGTGCACGAGGCCGGGATCCATGCTGATGGCGTACTCAAGTGCGCCTCCAACTACGAGGCGTTCTCGCCCGAGTCCGTGGGATTGGAAAGGCGCATCTCCATCGGCAAGCATTCCGGCCGTCACACGGTAAAAAGCATTCTGGCCAAGCATGGCTTCGAGGTCGACGACGATGCTGCGGGCAAGATACTGGAGATGGTGCGTTCCAGCTCCATCGCCCTCAAGCGCGCTTTGACGGAGAAGGAGCTCGTTTACCTCTATCAAGATTGGAAGGATGAGGCGCAGAGATTGGAGTGAAGGTGAAGGCATGGGAACCATCGCAGAGAACATACTCACCAACCACGCGGGGAAGGAGCTGCACGCCGGGGACATCGTGGTGGTCCCGGTGGACTTCATGATGAGCCAGGACGGCACCACGCCGCTCACGATCAAGGCGTTCAAGGAGATGAACGGAGAGGCGATATTCGATCCCTCCCGGTACGCCATCGTCATCGATCACAACGCGCCCTCGCCTCTGGAATCGGTATCTAACATTCATAAGGAGATGCGGGAGTTCGCCTCGGAGCAAGGGGTGAGGCTCTTCGATGTGGGCGAAGGGGTATGCCACGTTCTCATCCCTGAATCGGGCCAGGCTCTTCCGGGCAGCCTCATCATCGGCGCGGACTCGCACACCACCACCTACGGCGCATTGAACGCCTTCTCCACCGGGGTGGGCTCGACCGATCTGGCGGCCGCGCTCATCTCTGGCAAGACCTGGATGAAGGTGCCTTCGACCATCAAGACGCAGTACGACGGCTCGCTGCCCAAGGGCGTCTACTCCAAGGACATCGCGCTGCGGATGTGCGCCAAGCTAACAGCGAACGGCGCCACCTACAAAGCCTTGGAGATATGTGGCGAGGTCATCGACTCGCTCTCCGTGGAAGCGAGGATGACCATCTCCAATCTGGCCGTGGAGACCGGAGCCAAAGCGGGAATGATGCGCTGCGACCAGAAGGTCGAGGCGTATCTGGAGGGCCGCGCCAAGCGCCGTTTCCAGGGCGTGGACGCAGATGACGACGCGAAGTACGAGAAGGTCATCAAGGAGAACGTATCCAAGCTCTCCCCTCAGATCGCCTGCCCGCCCGACGTGGATAACGTAGTCCAGATCGAGAAGGTGCTGGGGAAGGAGATCGACCAGGTGTACATAGGAACGTGCACCAACGGTCGCATCGAGGACCTGATGATCGCCGCCAGCATCCTTAACAAGAACAAGGTGGCGAAAGGTGTCCGCTTGATAGTCGCTCCCGCGTCTCGGGAAGTCATGATGGCGGCCATGGAATGCGGCGCGCTGCAAAAGCTGGTGAAGGCAGGAGCGGCCGTCACCACTCCTTCCTGCGGACCGTGCGTCGGCACATGCAACGGCATTCCCTCGGACGATGAGGTCGTTCTATCGACAGCCAATCGCAACTTCAAGGGGCGCATGGGCAACACAAAAGCCTCTATCTTCCTTTGCTCGCCTGCCACCGCTGCCTACTCGGCCATCAAAGGGTTCATAGCCGACCCGAGGGAGGTGCTGGAATGAAAGACCTCTTCGGCCGGGCGCACAAGTTCGGGGACAACGTGAACACGGACTATATCATCGCGGGAAAGTACAAATTCAAGTCGCTGGACATGAACGACATGGCCAAGCATCTGATGGAGGACCTCCGTCCCGGCTTCTACGATGAGATAGAGGACGGTGATTTCATCGTGGCGGGGGAGAACTTCGGCATGGGCTCGTCCCGCGAACAAGCGCCGCTGGTGATCAGGGCCGCGGGAATCAACGCGGTCATAGCCAAGTCCTTCGCGCGCATCTTCTACCGCAACTGCATCAATATCGGTCTTCCAGTCATAGAATGTGACACCGACGATATCGATGAGGAGGACGAGCTGCGCATCGACCTGGAGAGGGGTTTCGTGCACAGCGTGACCAAGGACACCAGGCTGAAAGCGACCCCCTTGCCTCCGGTGATGGTCAAGATCCTCAACGACGGCGGGCTGGCGGAGCATTTCAAGAAGCACGGCGGTTTCAATCTGGAGTGAGCGATTTCCATAAGGTGGAGAACATGGTCGACCGAGCGACGATCGAACGCGCGAAGGAGCACTTCGGGCAGCTCGTGGAAGAACAGCTCGAACGCGTGGAAAGGATGAAGAAGGAGGAGGGCTGGGTCGATCTCTCCAAAAAGGATAGGATCATCATCGGTATAGTGGGCGGGGATGGGATCGGTCCCTACATCTGCAGGCACGCGGAGAGCGTCCTCCGTTTCATGTTGGCCGAGGAGATCAAGGCGGGGAAGGTGGAGCTGCGCGAGATCCGGGGGCTGACCATCGAGGACCGGGTCAAGGCGCTCAAGGCCATTCCTGACGATGTGCTGGTCGAGCTAAGGAAATGCGACGTCATCCTCAAGGGCCCGACCACCACGCCCAAGAAAGGGGACAAGTGGCCGAACATCGAGAGCGCCAACGTGGCCATGCGCCGCGAGCTGGACCTGTTCGCGAACGTTCGACCGGTGCGCGTTCCCCGTGAAGGCATCGATTGGATCTTCTTCCGGGAGAACACGGAAGGCTCCTACATCCTTGGAAGCAAAGGGATCGACGTCACCAAGGAACTGGCGTTCGATTTCTGCGTCGCCACTTCCCCAGGCTCGGAGCGCATAATCCGACTGGCGTTCGAGCACGCGAAGAAGAATAAGATCT
The sequence above is drawn from the Methanomassiliicoccales archaeon genome and encodes:
- a CDS encoding 2-amino-3,7-dideoxy-D-threo-hept-6-ulosonate synthase, with protein sequence MSLGTLGKAVRMERMMDRSTGRAVIVPMDHGMSMGPVEGLIDLRGTIDKVSQGGATAIVLHKGAVPYSHRAYGRDIGLIVHLSASTNLCPDPNKKVLVTTVEEAIKLGADGVSVHVNLGADYEPEMLRDLGYVAKRCAEWGMPFLVMIYPRGKDIKDSYDPDMVKLCARVATEMGADIVKTNYTGDIDSFREVTRGALAPVVIAGGPKMDSDERILQMVKDSIEAGGKGVSIGRNVFQHHNIVGITRAISGIVLHDLEVEEAIKFLQ
- a CDS encoding ACT domain-containing protein, with translation MLPRTIIRCMWSSLSKHFGRYPSQGRVARMLLELGLRIDSGDIYCGEIKLADIAVGRAAGVDRRIVRATVETIQDSEELMRVFGRLRPTALLRDVAPVMGWSAIEIVPVNAQIPGIIADVTGVIAKAGISIRQAIVSDPELSSEPRLYVITGSAVPPELIPDIKACRGVKSVIIH
- a CDS encoding DMT family transporter; translation: MAAEMRKAYMALVAGVICFSFSSILIRYSEAPAPAIAAYRMLLASLIIAPLALIRSRKEIASLQRRDLLFLLAAGCVFALHFLFFVSAVKMTSVASATILINAHPIIVVILAFATLHEGSKYTTAGAVVGVLGICAISIADMGSNNLLGDVLAILGAGMEAVYIILTRFMRRRIGIFAFVLIVNFVCALTLIGICIGGGVPLWPYSERELLIFLGMALVPAVLGYTLYNYSLKWIIAPRVSVIQLGEALLASIMAAVLFVEFPSALIFVGGGLVLLGIYLAMKNGRAQRT
- the carB gene encoding carbamoyl-phosphate synthase large subunit, producing MSPPPQGAKLMVIGSGPIVIGQAAEFDFSGSQACRSLREEGYQTVLVNSNPATIQTDLSTADIVYVEPLDVETITEIIAKEKVYGILSGMGGQTALNLCSELADQGILDRLDVRLLGTQPEAIALSEDRELFKQTMIKIGEPIPKSKAVHSIEEAKEAVREIGAYPVLIRPGYTLGGTGGGIAHDEEELEEICGRGLIYSRIRQVLIEESVLGWKEYEYEVMRDRKDNCVIICNMENLDPMGVHTGESIVIAPSQTLNDVDHQRLRSASIKIIRALKIEGGCNVQFALHPETREYRVIEVNPRVSRSSALASKATGYPIARVAAKIAVGKTLDEIPNRITGKTYAAFEPTLDYVVLKIPRWPFDKFRTVDKRLGTQMKSTGEVMAIGRTIEESIMKAVRSLEIDKMDLEAEQWNEAELEEELRTPTDKRLFAIAEAVRRKMSMEHIAGLTKWDPFFLLKIKNIVDMERALRESTSLDLKLLRAAKRMGFPDETIAALTKVPPDHVRGGRIIAGILPTYKMVDTCAAEFEAETPYFYSTYESSCEAKPSKNRKVVIVGAGPIRIGQGIEFDYCCVHGVMALQEEGVDAIVINNNPETVSTDYDISDRLYFEPLTLEDVLNVIEKEDADGVIVQYGGQTSVNLAVPLEEALKGHKCKVLGTSPDMIDVAEDRKRWTTLMNELGIRQPQSGTGFSADDVKAVASRIGYPVLLRPSYVLGGRGMEIVYNEEELLTYVSTAVKVSKNHPVLIDKYLSHAIEMDVDVVADGQDIFIGGIMEHIEEAGVHSGDATMVLPPQTISKEMIQRIIDITDKTAHALQVVGLMNLQLAIKDNEVYMLEANPRASRTVPFVSKAIGIPLAKVATKVMLGRSLKEQGLVGMARFESVAVKASVFPFLKLPGVDSILGPEMKSTGEVMGIDRDYAAAVYKALKAAGQKLPLKGSVYMTIAEADKPAILPVAKHLRSLGFRIYATKGTSTFLRNNGLETTTVYTIREKLQPDALGLMRRGEIDLIINTPTNNSGARRDGYMMRRLAVELQIPFITTVQGAKVTTEAIQRAREGNLSVQDLQYYHDLNSQVR
- the carA gene encoding glutamine-hydrolyzing carbamoyl-phosphate synthase small subunit, giving the protein MLEDGTIVEGTGFGSEHTVFGEVVFNTGMAGYQESLTDPSYRGQILMMAYPLIGNYGVNHLDYESNRVQVSGYVVREKCLEPSGMYGGDKLDHFLKKGNVPGISELDTRSLIIKIREQGTPRGAICFEEDLDKVLKKVQSMPFPSESNLVEEVSTKEVLHYQQEGAKEVVLIDCGTKSNIIRELRKRFSLTVVPYDTEPSFFRDNEVDGVVLSNGPGDPAHPIIQETTVRTLKAIKEDYPIMGVCFGNQLIARAFGGSTYKLKFGHRGVNQPVKYKGRVYITSQNHGFAVDPKTLPSELEVSMTNVNDGTVEGLKHKELPIFSAQYHPEASPGPKDTSFLFDEFARLLEVRR
- a CDS encoding mRNA surveillance protein pelota — protein: MRLLHQDTRTGEIKFQIDNMDDLWHLYNIIDIGDLVLAVTFRREEQKSDKVRSERGEKKRVFLGIRVEKVEFHEFDSRLRITGVIEQGPQDLGSHHTLNLEEGDSISVIKSEWRPATLERVKRAVEDSKRPTIVFVAIENDEATIAVLRQYGIQNLATIHGPSGGKMYEQKEDSNFLGEVLEKVKQVASEGVPIVILGPGFAKEYLLSRGKEKESELFKKAFLYHTGQAGMAGIHELMKKGIGAEVLEGSRVAQETNEVEKVLEEIAKGGPVAYGPKEVQEAAMAGAIITLLVLEPLLREKDLDPLLKSVEAARGSIMVVSEHHEAGKKLDALGGIAALLRFRIGA
- the nifV gene encoding homocitrate synthase; the protein is MGAEMKDSQKILAKLSKNPVNVCDTTLRDGEQAAGIVFANIEKVRIARMLDEIGVPQIEAGIPAMGGDEKRVIKEIAKLGLSASVLGWNRASLEDIAHSIDCDVDSVAVSMSSSDIHIEHKLMKSREWVLQRITEAIEYAKAHGLYVSCNAEDASRADRDFLILFARTAKEAGADRVRYCDTLGIMEPLRTYKIIKDIIDTVDVPIEMHTHNDFGMATANAIAGVQAGATFLSTTIMGIGERTGNSPLEEVVMASKYVLNLETGVETARFREIAEYVARASGRVIPEWKPIVGSNCFVHEAGIHADGVLKCASNYEAFSPESVGLERRISIGKHSGRHTVKSILAKHGFEVDDDAAGKILEMVRSSSIALKRALTEKELVYLYQDWKDEAQRLE
- a CDS encoding 3-isopropylmalate dehydratase large subunit; translation: MGTIAENILTNHAGKELHAGDIVVVPVDFMMSQDGTTPLTIKAFKEMNGEAIFDPSRYAIVIDHNAPSPLESVSNIHKEMREFASEQGVRLFDVGEGVCHVLIPESGQALPGSLIIGADSHTTTYGALNAFSTGVGSTDLAAALISGKTWMKVPSTIKTQYDGSLPKGVYSKDIALRMCAKLTANGATYKALEICGEVIDSLSVEARMTISNLAVETGAKAGMMRCDQKVEAYLEGRAKRRFQGVDADDDAKYEKVIKENVSKLSPQIACPPDVDNVVQIEKVLGKEIDQVYIGTCTNGRIEDLMIAASILNKNKVAKGVRLIVAPASREVMMAAMECGALQKLVKAGAAVTTPSCGPCVGTCNGIPSDDEVVLSTANRNFKGRMGNTKASIFLCSPATAAYSAIKGFIADPREVLE
- a CDS encoding 3-isopropylmalate dehydratase — its product is MKDLFGRAHKFGDNVNTDYIIAGKYKFKSLDMNDMAKHLMEDLRPGFYDEIEDGDFIVAGENFGMGSSREQAPLVIRAAGINAVIAKSFARIFYRNCINIGLPVIECDTDDIDEEDELRIDLERGFVHSVTKDTRLKATPLPPVMVKILNDGGLAEHFKKHGGFNLE
- a CDS encoding isocitrate/isopropylmalate family dehydrogenase; translated protein: MSDFHKVENMVDRATIERAKEHFGQLVEEQLERVERMKKEEGWVDLSKKDRIIIGIVGGDGIGPYICRHAESVLRFMLAEEIKAGKVELREIRGLTIEDRVKALKAIPDDVLVELRKCDVILKGPTTTPKKGDKWPNIESANVAMRRELDLFANVRPVRVPREGIDWIFFRENTEGSYILGSKGIDVTKELAFDFCVATSPGSERIIRLAFEHAKKNKISKVTVVTKANVVKATDGKFLAMAEKVGKDYPGIKWDDWFIDIMTAKLLDTARRKEFRVMVLPNLYGDIITDEAAQIQGGVGTAGSANIGTRHAMFEAIHGSAPRMVEEGRAEYADPSSIIKAAAMLLNHIGLTERSRRLEHALDICTQFERQKVVTGRSNGATGAELADYVMRVLKEPDLETKWSKYSAAQV